TGATTGATCAGTCACAAGGAGGATCGATGAACGAGAACCTGCAGGCGCAACTGACCGCCACCAAACAGCAGCACATCCTCGACGCCGCCGCGCGGGTTTTTGCCGAGAAGGGCTTCCACGCCGCGAGCATCAAGGACGTGGCCGCCGCCGCCGGGGTCGCCCACGGCTCGATCTATACCTACTTCGAGAACAAGGAGGCCCTGCTGCTGGGCCTCTTCGACCTGATGACCACCCGCACTCAGGCAGAGGTCATGCCGCTTCTGCAGGCCGAGTCCGACCCGCGCGCTTTCCTGCGCGCCGCCGTGTATCACCCGCTGGCCGCCCTCACGGGAGGGCGGGCCGAGCTGTTCCGCATCGTCATCTCCGAGGCCCTGGTCAACCGGGCGTTTGCCGAGCGGGTGCGGACGCAGCTCCTCGATCCCATGGTGCTCGCCGCCGCCGGCATCCTGGAGCGCACCGTGTTCGCGGGCGCGCTGCCCCCGCCGGACATGGCACTGCGCGTGCGGGCCGTGACCAGCCTGATGCTGGGGGCCATCGTGCAGCGCGTGCTGTACGACGACGTGCTGGAAGCGCACTGGGACGACTTTCCCGACCTGCTGACCGACGTTCTCCTGAGCGGCCTGACTGGAGAACAGACATGACCCACCCCAAGACCCTGTCCACCGCCGACTACCTGACCGCGCCCCTGCACACCCTGGAGAGCACCGACATCACCGCCCCCGCCTTCAAGGCCAACCCCTTCGGTTTCTACGCGCGGCTGCGCCAGGACGCCCCGGTGTTCCCGGTTCAGCTCAAACTGGGTCGCCTGCAGCGGGCCTGGCTGGTGACGCGCTACGCCGACGTGGGCGCCCTGCTCAAAGACGACGACACCTTCGTCAAGAACCCCCGGAACGCCATGACGCCCGAGCAGCTGCGCCAGTCCCCGACCGCCAACCTGCCCGGCCCCTTCAAGGCGCTGCAGCGGAGCCTGCTGAGCCTGGACGGGGCCGACCACGACCGGCTCAAGGTGCTGGTGCACAAGGCCTTCACCCCGCGCACGGTGGAGGCGATGCGAAGCTCCGCCCAGGCGGTGGCCGACGAGGCGCTGGACGCGGCCCGGCGCCGCGGCTCGGCCGACCTGATGGGCGACCTCGCGCTGCCGGTGCCCCTGACGGTCATCGGGCACATTCTGGGCGTGCCCGAGCGCGACCGGGGCAAATTTGTCACCTGGACGAAGGCGGTGGTCTCGCTGGGCGACCGCAACCCGCTGTTCGTGATCCCCACCCTCCTGAGCTTCATGCGCTACACCCGCCGCCTCATCGCGCAGCGCCGCGCGGTGCCCGCGGACGACCTGATCTCGGCGCTGGTGCTGGCGCAGGATCAGAACGACGCCCTGAGCGACGACGAAATCCTCTCGATGATCTTCCTGCTGCTCTCGGCCGGGCACGAGACCACCGTGAACCTGATCGGCAGCGGCGCCCTGGCCCTGCTGCAGCACCCGGAGCAGCTGGAGCGGCTGCGCGCCGACCCGGCGCTGATCAAGCCGGCCGTGGAGGAACTGGTGCGCTACGCCGCGCCGGTCGAGCAGGGCACCGAGCGCTACGCCGCCCACGACACCGAGTTCGCGGGCGTCCGCATCCCCAAGGGCGAACTGGTGATCGGCATCCTGGCCTCGGCCAACCGCGACGCCTCTCAGTTCGAGGCCCCGGACACGCTGGACATCGGGCGCACGGGCAACCGGCACCTGGGCTTCGGCCTGGGGATGCACTACTGCCTGGGGGCGCCGCTGGCCCGCCTGGAGGCGCAGATCGCCCTGAACACGCTGGTGCAGCGCGCCCCAAAGCTGAAGCTGGCCGTGCCTGCCGCCGACCTGACGTGGCGCCGCAGCTTCGTCGTGCGCGGACTGGAACGCCTGCCGGTCACGCTGTGACGCTCAACACCTCGCGGGCCGGGCAATTGCGGCAGGGCTTGTGGACGCTGCTGGTCACGCTGCTGACGGTGGGCGGCATCATCCTGGCGGTGACACGGCCCGAGTGGCTGACCGGAGCGCTCCAGGCCGCCGTTGCCAGCGCCGGCTCGGCCGCGCCGGTGGTGTTCGTGCTGCTGTGCATCGTGACCGCGCCGCTGCACCTCAACAGCGTGGTGGCGGCCCTGTCGCTGCTGATCTGGCCGCTGCCCACCGCGCTGGCGCTGTCGTTTGTCGGCAGCCTGATCGGGTGCGTGCTCACCGCCTACCTGCTGTCCAGGGCGGGCGGCGCCGCCCTGCGGCAGCGGGCGGGCTGGCCGCGCTGGCTGGAGAACCTGACCGCGCGGGTGGCCCGGCACCCCTTCCTGATCGGGATCCTGGTGCGGCTGGGGCTCGGCTCCGGCCTGGCGCTGGAAGCCTTCTATCTGCTGAGCGGGTACACCCGGCGGCAATACCTGGCCGCCACCATTCCCGGAGTGGCGCTCTGGACCCTGCAGGCGCTGCTGGGCGTCACCCTGCTGCGGGCCCTGCTCCAGACCGCCCCGGGCCTGGCCGGGCTGGTCGCCCTCGCCCCGCTGCTGCTGGTGGGCGGCGCGGTGGCTGTCCGGCGCCTGCGAAAGCGCTGAGCGCCGACGCGCTGCTCCTGATCCCTGGCAGCGTCCTGTAGGCCACCCCGATGGTACCCGGCGTGACGCTACCGCACCCCCGGCGCAGATCCGCGCCGCCGGAAGAACGCCAGCCCCCACGGCTGAAAGGAGACCACCCATGTCCAGCACAGTCACCTCCGGCAGCCCCCTCCGTTCCCTGGCCCTCGGCACCCTGCTTCTGGGCAGCCTGCTGCTCACGGGCTGCATGCCCCGGGCCGCCGCCCCCACGCCGGCCAGCGCCGCCTGCCTGGCCCCGCCCGAAGTGCAGACCACCAACCAGGGCGTCAAATTTGTCCGCACGCCCGATGCCTGCTTTGCCAACCTGCCCGACTGGCCCTACGCGCCCAAATATCTGGAGATTGACGGGCTGCGGCAGGCCTACATCGACGAGGGGCCGCGCGACGCCGCCCCCATCCTGCTCCTGCACGGCCAGCCGTCGTGGTCATACCTGTACCGGTACATGATTCCCGTGCTGGTCAAAGGGGGCCACCGCGTCATCGCCATGGATCATGTCGGCATGGGGCGCTCGGACAAGCCCACCGCGCTGGAATACCACAGCTATCAGAACCACCTTGGCCGCCTGGACACGTTCATCCAGAGACTGGAGCTGAAGAACCTCACGGTGTTTATGCAGGACTGGGGCAGTGTCCTCGGCCTGGATCTGGCGAGCACGAAGCCCGACACCTTTGACCGCATCATCCTGGGCAACGGTGGGTTTCCGGATGTCAAGGAACCCTACGCGGTGCCCAAGGATATCGGCGCCGCTGTGGCCGGGTTCCGGCGGACGATCAGCATGGTGCCACCGCAACAGCCCGCCCTGGTCGACGAGAAGGGGAACTCCACCATTCCTATCGGCAACCGTGACGAAGGTGATCCCTTTGGGGACTGGATCGCCTACGCCATGTATGCCGAGGACTTCCAGCCCGCCAGCTTTATCGAGGCCCTGACCTACCGGCCGCTCACGCCCGGGGTGCTGGCCGCCTACGCCGCCCCCTTCCCCAGCCGCGTCCTGATGGCGGCCCCCCGCACCTTCCCGAGCCTGGTCAACCAGACGGCCGGTCGGAACGAGGCCGTCATGGCAGGACTGAAGCGCTACGACAAACCCTTCCTGACGATTTTCGGCGCCAACGAGCCCGCCCCGCCCCTGACGTGGTTCATCGACAACGTTCCCGGGGCCAGGGGGCAGGCCCACCACCGCTACCCGGATGCCAGCCACTTCCTGCAGGACGACCAGGGCGCCGACATCGCCGCGCGGATCAACCGCTTCATCGCCGCCAATGCCTTCTGAGACCTCATCTGAGGCAACTCAGGCGCGAGGAGACCGTCCATGACCACCACTCCATCCGCCCCCGAGGCTCTCCCGGCCATCCTGTCCCCCCAGGCCCGCGCCCGGATCATGGTGGGGGTGGTGCTGGCGGTGCTGCTCGCCTCGCTCGACCAGACCATCGTGGCCGCCGCCGGGCCCCGCATCCAGCAGGCGCTGTCGGTCACGCCGGCACTGTACGCCTGGCTGACTATCGCGTATCTGGTGACCAGCACCGTCACCCTGCCCGTGGCGGGCAAACTGGGCGACCTGTACGGGCGGCGGCCGGTGATGCTGGGCGGGATCGCCGTGTTCGTCCTGGGATCACTGCTGTGCGGCCTCGCCTGGAACGCGGGGGCACTGATCCTCTTCCGCGCCCTGCAGGGCCTGGGGGCCGGCGCGCTGCTGGCGGGCACGGGGGCCACGGTGGCGGATCTGTACCCGCCGCTCGAACGCGCCCGCGTGCAGGGGCTGCTGGGCGCCGTGATCGGGGTGTCGAGCATCCTGGGGCCGCTGGTCGGCGGCGCCCTGACCGACGCCCTGTCGTGGCCCTGGGTCTTTTTCGTGAACGTGCCGCT
The sequence above is drawn from the Deinococcus koreensis genome and encodes:
- a CDS encoding TetR/AcrR family transcriptional regulator produces the protein MNENLQAQLTATKQQHILDAAARVFAEKGFHAASIKDVAAAAGVAHGSIYTYFENKEALLLGLFDLMTTRTQAEVMPLLQAESDPRAFLRAAVYHPLAALTGGRAELFRIVISEALVNRAFAERVRTQLLDPMVLAAAGILERTVFAGALPPPDMALRVRAVTSLMLGAIVQRVLYDDVLEAHWDDFPDLLTDVLLSGLTGEQT
- a CDS encoding cytochrome P450 family protein, with translation MTHPKTLSTADYLTAPLHTLESTDITAPAFKANPFGFYARLRQDAPVFPVQLKLGRLQRAWLVTRYADVGALLKDDDTFVKNPRNAMTPEQLRQSPTANLPGPFKALQRSLLSLDGADHDRLKVLVHKAFTPRTVEAMRSSAQAVADEALDAARRRGSADLMGDLALPVPLTVIGHILGVPERDRGKFVTWTKAVVSLGDRNPLFVIPTLLSFMRYTRRLIAQRRAVPADDLISALVLAQDQNDALSDDEILSMIFLLLSAGHETTVNLIGSGALALLQHPEQLERLRADPALIKPAVEELVRYAAPVEQGTERYAAHDTEFAGVRIPKGELVIGILASANRDASQFEAPDTLDIGRTGNRHLGFGLGMHYCLGAPLARLEAQIALNTLVQRAPKLKLAVPAADLTWRRSFVVRGLERLPVTL
- a CDS encoding haloalkane dehalogenase, whose protein sequence is MSSTVTSGSPLRSLALGTLLLGSLLLTGCMPRAAAPTPASAACLAPPEVQTTNQGVKFVRTPDACFANLPDWPYAPKYLEIDGLRQAYIDEGPRDAAPILLLHGQPSWSYLYRYMIPVLVKGGHRVIAMDHVGMGRSDKPTALEYHSYQNHLGRLDTFIQRLELKNLTVFMQDWGSVLGLDLASTKPDTFDRIILGNGGFPDVKEPYAVPKDIGAAVAGFRRTISMVPPQQPALVDEKGNSTIPIGNRDEGDPFGDWIAYAMYAEDFQPASFIEALTYRPLTPGVLAAYAAPFPSRVLMAAPRTFPSLVNQTAGRNEAVMAGLKRYDKPFLTIFGANEPAPPLTWFIDNVPGARGQAHHRYPDASHFLQDDQGADIAARINRFIAANAF